From a single Calothrix sp. NIES-2098 genomic region:
- a CDS encoding alpha/beta hydrolase fold protein produces the protein MTHIEGTFTGAGGLDLYYQSWQPEGEVRAVIAMVHGFGAHSGLFQDAVQHLLPLGYAVYAFDLRGHGRSPGQRGHINSWAELREDLHTFLTRIQERGSGCAYFLWGHSLGAAIAVDYALRFPQSLQGLILTAPALGKVNLPLLKVALGRMLSQVWPNFSLKVGLDKGTNLRGPNVVVNEDPLRHEYGSARLAAEFFTTEKWVTTHASELQVPLLIMYSTGDKITPPEGSIAFFQKVTYPDKESYEYPGDYHDFHIDNNYHKILVDLENWLEKHLDGDLNNQASKCMIKIPSLHTENITH, from the coding sequence ATGACACACATCGAAGGAACCTTTACAGGAGCAGGAGGTCTTGACCTTTATTACCAAAGCTGGCAGCCAGAGGGGGAAGTACGGGCAGTGATTGCTATGGTACACGGGTTCGGAGCGCATAGTGGATTATTCCAAGATGCCGTACAGCATTTACTACCTTTAGGTTATGCTGTCTACGCTTTTGACCTGCGAGGACATGGGCGATCGCCCGGACAACGGGGACATATTAATTCTTGGGCAGAGTTGCGCGAAGATTTGCACACCTTCTTAACACGCATTCAAGAACGCGGATCGGGCTGTGCATATTTTTTGTGGGGTCACAGTTTAGGAGCCGCGATCGCTGTAGATTATGCCTTGCGCTTTCCTCAAAGCTTGCAAGGATTAATCCTCACAGCACCCGCTTTGGGCAAAGTTAACCTACCACTGCTAAAAGTAGCCTTAGGGCGAATGCTTTCACAAGTTTGGCCAAACTTTAGCCTGAAAGTCGGTCTGGATAAAGGCACAAATTTACGCGGCCCGAATGTTGTTGTCAACGAAGACCCATTACGCCATGAGTATGGTAGTGCGCGACTAGCCGCCGAGTTTTTCACTACCGAAAAATGGGTGACAACTCATGCTTCAGAGTTACAAGTCCCGTTGTTAATTATGTATAGTACTGGCGATAAAATTACACCGCCAGAAGGTAGCATAGCGTTTTTCCAAAAGGTAACTTACCCCGACAAAGAAAGCTATGAGTATCCTGGAGACTATCATGACTTTCACATAGATAACAATTACCATAAAATACTAGTAGATTTAGAGAATTGGCTAGAAAAGCATTTGGACGGAGATCTCAACAATCAAGCATCCAAATGTATGATAAAAATACCTAGCCTACACACTGAAAATATTACTCATTGA
- a CDS encoding calcium/cation antiporter, with translation MSVKNIIFLVLLLFIPVSLAAHFLEWGDLIVFITAGLAILPLAAWMGTATEEIAVVVGPSLGGLLNATFGNATELIIALVALKAGLVNVVKASITGSIIGNLLLVMGLSMLLGGLRHKEQTFQPIVARVNASAMNLAVIAILLPTAMDITSKGIGRPTLQHFSVAVAIVLILVYALTLLFSMKTHAYLYEVGMVEAEIDEIPHKKPNLWLWSGVLLICTLLVALESEMLVDSLEVATSQLGLTALFTGVIIVPIVGNAAEHATAVTVAMKDKMDLSLSVAVGSSMQIALFVAPVLVIAGWIFGQPMDLNFQPFELVAVAVAVLIANSISSDGKSNWLEGTLLLAAYTVLGIAFYFHPVIDGIG, from the coding sequence ATGTCAGTTAAAAACATTATTTTTCTCGTTTTGTTACTTTTTATCCCAGTTTCCTTAGCAGCTCACTTTTTAGAGTGGGGAGACTTGATAGTTTTCATTACAGCTGGGTTAGCAATTTTGCCTTTAGCAGCTTGGATGGGTACAGCCACAGAAGAAATTGCTGTAGTAGTTGGCCCTTCCTTAGGGGGGTTGTTAAATGCCACTTTTGGTAATGCTACGGAATTAATTATTGCTTTAGTGGCGCTGAAAGCTGGACTAGTGAATGTAGTTAAAGCCAGTATCACAGGATCGATTATCGGTAATTTACTCCTAGTGATGGGTCTTTCTATGCTTTTAGGAGGATTACGTCATAAAGAACAGACATTCCAGCCAATTGTGGCGCGGGTAAATGCTTCAGCTATGAATCTGGCGGTAATCGCGATTTTGCTACCTACAGCAATGGATATTACCTCCAAGGGGATTGGCAGACCAACTCTACAACATTTCTCTGTTGCTGTTGCCATAGTATTAATCTTGGTTTACGCACTCACGCTGCTATTTTCGATGAAAACCCACGCCTATTTATATGAAGTGGGAATGGTAGAAGCAGAGATAGACGAAATTCCCCATAAAAAACCAAATCTCTGGTTATGGAGTGGTGTACTGCTAATATGTACGCTCTTAGTAGCTCTAGAGTCGGAAATGCTAGTTGATTCTTTGGAAGTTGCTACATCGCAATTAGGCTTGACAGCATTATTTACTGGGGTAATAATTGTCCCGATTGTGGGTAACGCTGCGGAACACGCCACAGCAGTCACCGTAGCCATGAAAGATAAAATGGATCTTTCTCTTTCGGTAGCTGTGGGATCGAGTATGCAGATTGCTTTATTTGTTGCACCTGTTTTAGTAATCGCAGGCTGGATATTCGGTCAACCGATGGATTTAAATTTTCAACCTTTTGAATTAGTAGCTGTTGCTGTAGCTGTGTTGATTGCCAACAGCATTAGTTCTGATGGTAAATCCAATTGGCTAGAAGGCACGTTATTATTAGCTGCTTATACAGTATTGGGCATAGCTTTCTACTTCCACCCAGTCATTGATGGCATCGGTTAG
- a CDS encoding glycoside hydrolase family protein: MTSAAELPASSGSSFTSQYDPRHTPQSDPLRTATGVYVTVHGHFYQPPRENPYLDAIERQPSAAPFHDWNERIHWECYRPNAFARVLNDRGEVIDIVNNYEYMSFNIGPTLMSWLERYDVEVYQRILEADVKSSERLNGHGNAIAQVYNHIIMPLANDRDKYTQIRWGKEDFRSRFGRDPEGIWLAETAVDYATLQALVSEGIRFIVLAPSQAQRCRLLPTKDDPHPEWHEVGGSQIDPTRPYRCYLKPELSIASSPLNAIHHSDAKGALDDAESVEGLPYIDIFFYDGPISRDMGFSDVVYSSSHFAGRIGSAVRGDHRPAQLISVATDGETFGHHKKGTEKTLAYAFTGEFPNHGWTVTNYAHYLSLNTPTWEVELKPITAWSCAHGVDRWQDDCGCGGEGGVWHQKWRRPLRNALNWLRDQLIEVYEEYGKQIFRDPWLARDEYIQVIRDRSSSNVSRFLTRHQTHKLTAAEQVDALRLLEMQRHALLMFTSCGWFFEELSRPEGTQILRYAARALELAGDVAGVQLEKGFLKRLGLAPSNVDHFKHGSEVYRQLVLTAQISCQQVASHYAITSLFANHQPAQIRNFLSGQDTNGKHPHVSQKRVYCYTANELDYQLQRMGSLTLAVGHLRLVSDITWESEDLVFAVLHLGGWDFHCCIQPFTGRRDYSQIKEKLFASLQQASAAQTILIMTQLFGEETFSLQNLFAEERHRIMRLLSQETLTRLDQLYTQAYRDNYGVIAAFHRDELAVPRELQVAAEIALGYRCLTTLRSLEQDIAEPQLTLNHIVELEAIANEAKHLRCQLDVPEGKQILEQLITRLLWQLLHDPNSSLDADMQCLERLIDVGYQLNFGISLHRSQELYFSCLHTQILPLCMSSINNGRGTYQCDRLLKLGQKLAIDTSGIVNQLR; this comes from the coding sequence ATGACTTCTGCTGCTGAACTGCCAGCTAGTTCTGGCTCATCTTTCACGTCACAATACGATCCCAGACATACTCCCCAAAGCGATCCCCTGAGAACTGCAACGGGCGTATATGTCACCGTGCACGGTCACTTTTACCAGCCACCAAGGGAAAATCCATATCTGGACGCGATTGAACGCCAACCGAGTGCTGCACCTTTCCACGATTGGAACGAACGAATTCACTGGGAATGCTATCGGCCAAATGCCTTTGCTAGGGTGCTAAACGATCGGGGCGAAGTCATAGATATCGTGAATAATTACGAGTATATGAGCTTTAATATCGGGCCCACGCTGATGTCCTGGCTAGAACGCTACGATGTCGAGGTTTATCAGCGAATTTTAGAGGCAGATGTTAAGAGTTCCGAACGGTTGAACGGTCATGGTAATGCGATCGCGCAAGTATACAATCACATCATCATGCCCCTCGCCAACGATCGCGACAAATATACCCAAATTCGCTGGGGTAAAGAAGACTTCCGTTCCCGCTTTGGCCGCGATCCCGAAGGTATTTGGTTGGCGGAAACTGCTGTAGACTATGCCACTCTTCAAGCTTTGGTGTCTGAAGGAATTCGCTTTATTGTCCTCGCACCATCGCAAGCACAGCGTTGTCGTCTTCTCCCTACAAAAGACGATCCCCACCCTGAATGGCACGAAGTTGGCGGTAGTCAGATCGATCCCACTCGTCCTTATCGTTGCTATTTGAAGCCCGAACTCAGCATTGCATCTTCACCTTTGAATGCAATTCACCACAGCGATGCTAAAGGTGCATTGGATGATGCAGAATCTGTAGAAGGATTACCCTACATTGATATCTTCTTCTACGATGGGCCGATATCGCGGGATATGGGTTTTAGTGATGTTGTCTATAGTTCCAGTCACTTTGCGGGACGCATCGGTTCAGCAGTGCGCGGGGATCATCGTCCGGCGCAATTAATTTCTGTCGCCACTGATGGCGAAACCTTTGGACATCATAAGAAAGGAACTGAGAAAACTCTCGCCTACGCTTTTACCGGAGAGTTTCCCAATCACGGTTGGACAGTAACCAACTATGCACATTACCTGAGTTTAAACACTCCCACTTGGGAAGTAGAATTAAAGCCCATCACTGCTTGGAGTTGCGCCCACGGTGTCGATAGATGGCAAGATGACTGTGGTTGCGGTGGTGAAGGCGGTGTTTGGCATCAAAAATGGCGTCGTCCGCTGCGCAATGCTTTAAATTGGCTGCGGGATCAACTAATTGAAGTGTATGAAGAATACGGTAAGCAAATATTCCGCGATCCCTGGCTAGCAAGAGATGAATATATTCAAGTAATTCGCGATCGCTCTTCTAGCAATGTTAGTCGTTTTCTCACTCGCCATCAAACCCACAAACTCACCGCCGCCGAACAAGTAGACGCTTTGCGTTTATTAGAAATGCAGCGTCATGCTTTGTTGATGTTTACCAGTTGTGGATGGTTTTTTGAAGAACTTTCCCGCCCGGAAGGGACGCAGATTCTCCGTTATGCTGCCCGTGCTTTAGAATTAGCTGGGGATGTAGCGGGCGTACAGTTAGAAAAAGGTTTCCTCAAACGCCTGGGTTTAGCCCCCAGTAACGTTGACCATTTCAAACACGGTTCGGAAGTGTATCGCCAACTAGTGTTGACTGCCCAGATTAGTTGTCAACAAGTAGCTTCGCACTACGCCATTACTTCTCTGTTTGCCAACCATCAACCAGCACAGATCCGTAATTTTCTATCTGGACAAGATACTAATGGCAAACATCCCCATGTTTCCCAAAAACGAGTTTACTGCTACACCGCAAATGAATTAGATTACCAACTGCAACGTATGGGATCGCTAACTTTGGCGGTTGGCCATTTGCGGCTAGTGTCAGATATTACTTGGGAAAGCGAAGATTTAGTATTTGCAGTGCTGCATTTAGGCGGCTGGGATTTCCACTGCTGCATTCAACCATTTACCGGAAGACGCGACTACAGCCAAATCAAAGAAAAGCTGTTTGCTTCGCTGCAACAAGCGAGTGCGGCGCAAACCATCTTGATCATGACCCAGCTATTTGGCGAAGAAACCTTTAGCTTGCAAAATCTCTTTGCCGAAGAACGCCACCGGATTATGCGGCTGCTGAGTCAAGAAACACTGACACGTTTAGACCAGCTTTATACCCAAGCATATCGCGATAATTACGGCGTGATTGCCGCATTTCACCGCGATGAATTAGCTGTGCCGCGAGAATTGCAAGTAGCAGCCGAGATTGCCTTAGGATATCGCTGTCTGACAACATTGCGATCGCTTGAGCAAGATATCGCCGAACCGCAATTAACTCTCAATCACATCGTAGAATTAGAAGCGATCGCCAACGAAGCCAAGCATCTGCGCTGTCAGTTGGATGTTCCTGAAGGAAAGCAGATATTAGAACAGTTGATTACGCGGTTGCTTTGGCAATTGTTACACGATCCCAATAGCAGCTTAGATGCAGATATGCAATGCTTAGAACGGTTGATTGATGTGGGATATCAGCTAAACTTTGGTATTTCACTGCATCGATCCCAAGAACTGTACTTTAGCTGCTTGCACACGCAAATATTACCGCTGTGTATGTCTAGTATTAATAATGGGCGAGGTACTTATCAATGCGATCGCTTGCTCAAGCTAGGACAAAAGTTAGCTATTGATACGAGTGGCATTGTCAATCAGTTGCGCTAG